A portion of the Hydractinia symbiolongicarpus strain clone_291-10 chromosome 10, HSymV2.1, whole genome shotgun sequence genome contains these proteins:
- the LOC130612671 gene encoding branched-chain-amino-acid aminotransferase, mitochondrial-like, producing MAFLNSIRRFKNVANIRRLQSLVDVKGEKNIQSRNLKVFLADQLKPKIKVKDLPFGKVMTDHMLQIEWDKEHGWGTPVIKPHEVFQLHPAAGVLQYGGQIYEGMKGFYGVDKKIRVFRPSCNVARFNISARRMALPTFNENELLRCILELVEIEKDWVPKEDGCSLYIRPSLISLDTVSADQDINKALLFVILSPVGSYFKGDSMQPVSLLAEPSYVRAWPGGLGECKAGGNYGSTVFLQKEAEKKGYNQILWLFNDEVTEAGTMNIFMHWENENGEEELITAPLDGLILRGITRKSFLELARKWDEFLVSERTFTMKDVVKALKENRIKGIFAAGTACVVCPIGKILYKNQLLEIPCTESDGMLAPRFYKSLLDIQYGRTPHEWAPIIC from the exons ATGGCATTTTTAAATAGCATAAGAAGATTCAAGAATGTAGCAAATATAAGAAGACTGCAATCACTGGTTGATGTTAAAGGAGAAAAGAATATCCAG AGTAGAAATCTAAAAGTGTTTCTAGCAGACCAACTAAAGCCAAAGATTAAAGTAAAAGATTTGCCCTTTGGAAAGGTTATGACTGACCACATGCTGCAGATAGAATGGGATAAAGAGCATGGATGGGGTACTCCAGTAATTAAACCCCATGAAGTATTTCAGTTGCATCCTGCAGCTGGAGTTTTGCAATATGGTGGACAG atttatgaAGGTATGAAAGGTTTTTACGGTGTCGATAAAAAGATTAGAGTATTTCGACCAAGCTGTAATGTTGCTCGCTTCAACATCTCTGCAAGAAGAATGGCACTGCCTACTTTCAATGAAAATGAACTTTTAAGATGTATACTTGAACTAGTTGAAATTGAAAAAGATTGGGTTCCAAAAGAAGATGGTTGTTCACTATATATACGACCATCACTAATCAGCTTAGAT ACTGTCTCTGCTGATCAAGATATAAATAAAGCTTTGTTATTTGTTATACTGTCTCCAGTTGGATCATATTTTAAAGGGGATTCCATGCAACCAGTATCCCTTCTTGCAGAACCCAGCTATGTCAGAGCATGGCCAGGTGGTCTGGGTGAATGCAAAGCTGGCGG tAATTATGGTTCCACGGTATTTCTTCAAAAGGAAGCAGAAAAGAAAGGATATAATCAAATTTTATGGCTTTTCAATGATGag GTAACAGAAGCAGGAACAATGAATATATTTATGCATTGGGAAAATGAAAATGGAG AGGAAGAATTGATTACTGCACCTCTAGATGGACTAATTTTACGTGGCATCacaagaaagtcatttttagaATTAGCAAGAAAGTGG GATGAATTTTTGGTGTCAGAAAGAACATTTACTATGAAAGACGTTGTCAAAGCTTTAAAAGAAAATAGG ATCAAAGGTATTTTTGCTGCTGGCACAGCATGCGTTGTCTGTCCTATTGgaaaaattttgtacaaaaatcAG CTTTTAGAAATTCCGTGTACAGAATCAGACGGAATGTTAGCACCTCGATTTTACAAGTCATTGTTAGATATACAG TACGGACGCACTCCACATGAATGGGCGCCTATTATATGCTAG